One window of Hymenobacter sp. BRD128 genomic DNA carries:
- a CDS encoding T9SS type A sorting domain-containing protein — protein MATHELGHAQQLTHLIRPGAIMHYGIAAGANLRILSPASDVAGGRLVLRTRSFRNRGCGGPAMLPAPLTALATTVAGGVPAFTLSTRAECFLTGFVLERSAGLDTTAASGGWQAVATAGAGLASGQYTLADPRPAAGLHYYRLSLRRPDGTTDYAAPLPLLTDGGPEAQAFPNPITGDQLQVVYPAAANGNLTLRFYDELGRYHRGQLVAVQTGLNVLTLNVAGMRPGFYILRLTDDQGSRSIRIVKR, from the coding sequence GTGGCCACGCACGAGCTGGGCCACGCGCAGCAGCTCACGCACCTCATTCGGCCCGGCGCCATCATGCACTACGGTATTGCGGCCGGCGCCAATCTGCGCATCCTCAGCCCGGCTTCCGACGTGGCGGGCGGGCGCCTGGTGCTGCGCACCCGCAGCTTTCGCAACCGGGGCTGCGGCGGGCCGGCGATGCTGCCGGCGCCCCTCACGGCCCTGGCCACTACCGTGGCCGGCGGGGTGCCTGCTTTCACGCTTAGCACCCGCGCCGAGTGCTTCCTAACGGGTTTCGTGCTGGAGCGCAGCGCGGGCCTCGACACCACGGCCGCCAGCGGGGGGTGGCAGGCCGTAGCTACGGCCGGCGCCGGGCTAGCCAGCGGCCAGTACACGCTGGCCGACCCGCGCCCCGCCGCCGGCCTGCACTACTACCGCCTGAGCCTGCGCCGCCCCGATGGCACCACCGACTACGCGGCCCCGCTGCCGCTGCTCACCGATGGCGGCCCCGAGGCGCAGGCATTTCCTAATCCCATCACCGGCGACCAGCTCCAGGTAGTGTACCCGGCCGCGGCCAACGGCAACCTGACGCTGCGCTTCTACGACGAGCTGGGCCGCTACCACCGGGGCCAGCTCGTGGCCGTGCAAACCGGGCTCAACGTGCTCACGCTCAACGTGGCCGGTATGCGCCCCGGTTTCTACATCTTGCGCCTCACCGACGACCAGGGTAGCCGCAGTATTCGGATAGTGAAGCGATAA
- a CDS encoding GNAT family N-acetyltransferase, with protein sequence MTTSPTLRRGQEADLPRVLALIQELAAYERAPDAVTNTLEMMRHDGFGPAPIFGFFVLENGDDLIGLALFYTAYSTWKGRMMFLEDLVVTEAARRGGYGRLLFDAVVAEAQRTGAQRMKWQVLDWNEPAIAFYKKLGATIEGEWLNGNLSAEELRAYRFAGQA encoded by the coding sequence ATGACTACCTCCCCTACCCTCCGCCGCGGCCAGGAAGCCGATTTGCCCCGCGTGCTCGCCCTCATTCAGGAACTAGCTGCCTACGAGCGCGCGCCCGATGCCGTGACCAACACCCTGGAGATGATGCGCCACGACGGCTTCGGGCCGGCGCCGATTTTCGGCTTTTTCGTGCTCGAAAATGGCGATGACCTCATCGGGCTAGCCCTCTTTTATACCGCTTACTCGACTTGGAAGGGCCGGATGATGTTTCTGGAAGACCTGGTGGTGACCGAGGCCGCCCGGCGCGGCGGCTACGGCCGCCTGCTCTTCGATGCCGTGGTGGCCGAGGCCCAGCGCACCGGCGCCCAGCGCATGAAGTGGCAGGTGCTCGACTGGAACGAGCCGGCCATTGCCTTCTACAAAAAGCTCGGCGCCACCATCGAAGGCGAATGGCTGAATGGCAACCTCAGCGCCGAGGAGCTGCGCGCGTACCGCTTTGCCGGGCAGGCATAA
- a CDS encoding M13 family metallopeptidase, with translation MNKNLLALPLLAALATACNSSSTSSASAGKQPDLLRAALDTTVAPGDDFFSYANGTWIKNHPIPASESNSGIGIEVQKEVYARLRATSVEAAKANAAAGSNQQKIGDFWAIGIDSVKANQLGYTPIKPELDRIAAIKTTADVPGVVAHEIQLGVRALIGPRVSQDEKNSDKMALYLHQSGLGLPNRDYYFNSDNRTKGIRRAYVRHVASMFKLLGQDSTTANASAAKVMALETGLAKSSRKLADLRDPYKNYNKMTLAQLDKLTPGIDWKSWFGQLGATSVDTVIVGQPEFYQTVGQLLKTKSVDDWKAYLTWQLAREYAPTLSQPFVEENFKFYGTQLRGAKAMRPRWKRVLDMEEDALGDALGQLFVKEYFKPEAKARYDTLVKNVMSSFSQHIQNVDWMSAPTKVVAQSKLKAIMPKVGYPTKWKDYSNLKIDRSSLAANVMRANQWQYNYQLGKLGKPVDRTEWGMTPQTYNAYYNPSNNEIVLPAAAFAIPTLLDADADDALVYGYAGASTIGHELTHGFDDQGSQYDAHGNLHEWWSKADRQRFNQRVNVIVRQFNHYTLLDSMHINGKATAGENIADLGGIVIGLDAFKKTKEYKEGKKVAGLTPVQRYFLGYALGWQMHVRDEALASQLLTDVHSPAQYRVNGPMADVPAFYDAFGVKPGQKLYIPDSARVKIW, from the coding sequence ATGAACAAAAATCTGTTGGCGCTGCCGCTGCTGGCCGCCCTGGCTACGGCCTGTAATTCATCCTCTACGTCTTCGGCTAGCGCGGGCAAGCAGCCCGACTTGCTGCGCGCCGCCCTCGACACCACCGTGGCGCCGGGCGACGACTTTTTCAGCTACGCCAACGGCACCTGGATTAAAAACCACCCGATTCCGGCCTCCGAAAGCAATTCGGGCATCGGCATTGAGGTGCAGAAGGAAGTGTACGCCCGCTTGCGCGCAACCAGTGTGGAAGCTGCTAAGGCCAACGCCGCCGCGGGTAGCAACCAGCAGAAAATTGGCGACTTCTGGGCCATAGGTATCGATTCGGTGAAGGCTAACCAGCTGGGCTACACACCCATCAAGCCGGAGCTAGACCGCATCGCAGCCATCAAAACGACGGCCGATGTGCCGGGCGTAGTGGCCCACGAAATCCAGCTGGGGGTGCGCGCCCTCATTGGCCCGCGCGTGAGCCAGGACGAGAAGAACAGCGACAAGATGGCGCTGTACCTGCACCAGAGTGGCCTGGGCTTGCCCAACCGCGATTACTACTTCAACTCTGACAACCGCACCAAGGGCATCCGCCGGGCCTACGTGCGCCACGTGGCCAGCATGTTTAAGCTGCTGGGCCAGGACTCGACCACGGCCAACGCCAGCGCCGCCAAGGTGATGGCGCTGGAAACTGGCCTAGCCAAGTCGTCGCGCAAGCTCGCCGACTTGCGCGACCCTTACAAGAACTACAACAAGATGACCCTAGCCCAGCTCGACAAGCTGACGCCGGGCATCGACTGGAAGTCGTGGTTTGGCCAGCTCGGCGCCACCAGCGTTGATACCGTGATTGTGGGGCAGCCCGAGTTTTACCAGACCGTGGGCCAACTCCTGAAAACCAAGTCGGTGGACGACTGGAAGGCTTACCTCACCTGGCAGTTGGCCCGCGAATATGCGCCGACCCTTAGCCAGCCTTTCGTGGAGGAGAACTTTAAGTTCTACGGCACACAGCTGCGCGGCGCCAAGGCCATGCGCCCCCGCTGGAAGCGCGTGCTCGACATGGAGGAAGACGCCCTGGGCGATGCCTTGGGTCAGCTCTTCGTGAAAGAGTACTTCAAGCCCGAGGCCAAGGCCCGCTACGATACCTTGGTGAAGAACGTGATGTCGTCGTTCTCGCAGCACATCCAGAACGTGGACTGGATGAGCGCGCCCACCAAAGTAGTCGCTCAAAGCAAGCTCAAGGCCATCATGCCCAAGGTAGGCTACCCCACCAAGTGGAAGGATTACTCGAATCTGAAAATCGACCGCAGCTCCTTGGCCGCCAACGTAATGCGCGCCAACCAGTGGCAGTACAATTACCAGCTGGGCAAGCTCGGCAAGCCCGTGGACCGCACCGAGTGGGGCATGACGCCCCAGACCTACAACGCCTACTATAACCCCAGCAACAACGAGATTGTGCTGCCCGCCGCGGCCTTCGCCATCCCGACGCTGCTCGATGCTGATGCCGACGACGCGCTGGTGTATGGCTACGCCGGGGCCAGCACCATCGGCCACGAGCTGACCCACGGCTTCGACGACCAGGGCAGCCAGTACGACGCCCACGGCAACCTGCACGAGTGGTGGAGCAAGGCCGACCGCCAGCGCTTCAACCAACGCGTGAACGTGATTGTGCGGCAGTTCAACCACTACACCTTGCTCGATTCGATGCACATCAACGGCAAGGCCACGGCCGGCGAAAATATTGCTGACCTCGGCGGCATCGTCATCGGCCTCGACGCCTTCAAAAAAACCAAGGAGTACAAAGAGGGCAAGAAAGTGGCCGGCCTCACGCCGGTGCAGCGCTACTTTCTGGGCTACGCGCTAGGGTGGCAGATGCACGTGCGCGACGAGGCCCTGGCCTCGCAGCTGCTCACCGACGTGCACTCGCCGGCTCAGTACCGCGTGAATGGCCCGATGGCCGACGTGCCCGCCTTCTACGATGCCTTTGGGGTGAAGCCCGGCCAGAAGCTATATATTCCCGACTCGGCGCGGGTGAAGATTTGGTGA
- the mgtE gene encoding magnesium transporter, which produces MAPAVPLTSADKLHELLAHRDFRGLKTLLPTLAAPDLAHLIAHRPVGELLIVFRLLPLPQATRVFEYLTPSAQNQLLGQLAPEQLTAMLNHMAPDDRTNLFERLPPEFVRAQVERLAPEQRRITLELLGFPHDSVGRLMTPDYIALREDWSMAEVFDFIRRHGASAETVTMLYVVDDKGVLLDDIHIRDFLMAPATAHVRDIMDRRFVCLSAQQSQEKALADFRRHQRIALPVTDAHGVLLGIVTLDDILALREREDTEDMQKLGGSEALDEPYLQIPLLKMVQKRAGWLVVLFLGEMFTATAMGFFEGEIEKAVVLALFVPLVISSGGNAGSQATSLIIRAMSLGEVTVGRWWQVMRRELLAGLSLGVILGIVGTIRIALWQGLHLRDYGPHWVPLALAVGFALVGIVLWGSLAGSMLPLLLKKVGFDPATSSAPFVATLVDVTGLVIYFTVAYAFLHGTLL; this is translated from the coding sequence ATGGCTCCTGCCGTGCCGCTCACCTCTGCCGATAAGCTCCACGAACTGCTCGCGCACCGCGACTTTCGGGGCCTGAAAACGCTGCTGCCCACTCTGGCCGCGCCCGACCTGGCCCACCTCATCGCCCACCGGCCAGTAGGCGAGCTGCTGATTGTGTTCCGGTTGCTGCCGCTGCCCCAGGCCACGCGGGTGTTTGAGTACCTCACGCCCTCGGCCCAAAACCAGCTGCTGGGCCAGCTAGCCCCCGAGCAGCTCACGGCCATGCTCAACCACATGGCCCCCGACGACCGCACCAACCTCTTCGAGCGCCTGCCGCCCGAGTTTGTGCGCGCGCAGGTCGAGCGGCTAGCCCCCGAGCAGCGCCGCATCACGCTCGAGCTGCTGGGCTTCCCGCACGACAGTGTGGGCCGCCTCATGACGCCCGACTATATTGCCCTGCGCGAAGATTGGAGCATGGCTGAAGTCTTCGACTTCATTCGCCGCCACGGCGCCAGCGCCGAAACGGTGACGATGCTGTATGTGGTTGACGACAAAGGCGTTTTGCTGGATGATATTCACATTCGCGATTTTCTGATGGCGCCTGCCACGGCGCACGTGCGCGACATCATGGACCGGCGCTTTGTGTGCCTCAGCGCCCAGCAAAGCCAGGAAAAGGCCCTGGCCGACTTCCGCCGCCACCAGCGCATCGCGCTGCCCGTCACCGACGCCCACGGCGTGCTGCTGGGCATCGTCACGCTCGATGACATCCTGGCCCTGCGCGAGCGCGAAGACACCGAGGACATGCAAAAGCTCGGCGGCTCCGAGGCTCTCGACGAGCCGTATTTGCAGATTCCGCTGCTGAAAATGGTGCAGAAGCGCGCCGGCTGGCTGGTGGTGCTCTTCCTGGGCGAGATGTTTACGGCCACCGCAATGGGCTTTTTCGAGGGCGAAATTGAAAAGGCCGTAGTGCTGGCCCTGTTCGTGCCACTGGTTATCAGCTCGGGCGGCAATGCGGGTTCGCAGGCTACTTCTTTGATAATAAGGGCCATGAGCCTGGGCGAAGTGACGGTGGGCCGCTGGTGGCAGGTGATGCGCCGCGAGCTGCTGGCGGGCTTGTCGCTAGGCGTCATTCTGGGCATTGTGGGCACCATTCGCATTGCGCTGTGGCAGGGCCTGCACCTGCGCGACTACGGCCCGCACTGGGTGCCGCTGGCGCTGGCGGTGGGCTTTGCGCTGGTGGGCATCGTGCTGTGGGGCTCACTGGCGGGCTCCATGCTGCCGCTGCTACTCAAGAAGGTAGGCTTCGACCCGGCCACCTCGTCGGCCCCTTTCGTGGCGACGCTCGTGGATGTAACGGGGCTGGTTATCTACTTCACCGTAGCCTATGCCTTCTTGCACGGCACACTTTTGTAA
- a CDS encoding carbohydrate porin, translating to MTFYTLRALAVAGLLALAGTVYGQGAVTPPSSATPGKQPAAASAQQPIHVDEGKPNDYHGWSLHFQQTIIRQWHANFTAPYSDSLSLRPRESAATSLTTTLYLGRQLWKNAVVILNPEVSGGSGLSSASGLGGALNGETFRVGSPEPVLYLARLYLQQRFAIGSEMVDDEDDLNQVGGPRPVRYFSVTAGKLCLADYFDQNSYSHDPRTQFMNWTLMSAGAWDYPANTRGYTVGGVLEYITPSFAVRAASTLMPTYANGPLLDYDYAKAHGETVEITKTYNLRGHQGTVRVLGFHNVAAMGNYYQAIAAPTVNGHPSIISVRGPSHGKTGFAINVEQELGHELGAFGRLSYNDGKNETWAFTEVDQSVSLGLVSTGARWHRATDRLGLAAVVNGLSPGHRDYLAAGGYGFMLGDGTLNYAPELITELYYSIDFPKYHAAITPDYQFAVNPGYNRDRKGPIHVVALRLHVEF from the coding sequence ATGACTTTTTATACTTTGCGGGCGCTGGCAGTGGCTGGCCTGCTGGCCCTGGCTGGCACAGTCTACGGCCAGGGTGCCGTCACGCCGCCTTCGTCGGCTACGCCGGGCAAGCAGCCGGCGGCCGCTTCGGCCCAGCAGCCCATCCACGTTGATGAAGGCAAGCCCAACGACTACCACGGCTGGAGCCTGCACTTTCAGCAGACGATTATCCGGCAGTGGCACGCCAATTTTACGGCGCCCTACTCCGACAGCCTGAGTCTGCGGCCCCGCGAAAGTGCCGCCACCTCACTCACTACTACGCTTTACCTGGGCCGGCAGCTCTGGAAAAACGCGGTTGTGATTCTCAACCCCGAGGTGTCGGGCGGCAGTGGCCTGAGCAGCGCTTCGGGCCTGGGCGGCGCCCTCAACGGCGAAACCTTCCGGGTAGGCTCGCCCGAGCCGGTGCTTTACCTGGCGCGCCTGTATTTGCAGCAGCGCTTTGCAATTGGCTCAGAAATGGTGGACGATGAAGACGACCTCAACCAGGTGGGCGGCCCGCGCCCGGTGCGCTACTTCAGCGTCACGGCCGGTAAGCTGTGCTTGGCCGATTATTTTGACCAGAATAGCTACTCGCACGACCCGCGCACCCAGTTTATGAACTGGACGCTGATGAGCGCCGGCGCCTGGGACTACCCGGCCAACACCCGCGGCTACACCGTAGGCGGCGTGCTCGAATACATCACGCCCAGCTTTGCGGTGCGCGCCGCCTCCACCCTGATGCCTACCTACGCCAACGGCCCGCTACTCGACTACGACTACGCCAAAGCCCACGGCGAAACCGTGGAAATCACCAAAACCTATAACCTGCGCGGCCACCAGGGCACGGTGCGCGTGCTGGGCTTCCACAACGTGGCGGCCATGGGCAACTACTACCAGGCCATTGCCGCGCCCACCGTCAATGGCCACCCCAGCATCATCAGCGTGCGCGGGCCTAGCCACGGCAAAACCGGCTTTGCCATCAACGTAGAGCAGGAGCTGGGCCACGAGCTGGGCGCTTTTGGCCGCCTGAGCTACAACGATGGCAAAAACGAAACCTGGGCCTTCACGGAGGTAGACCAGAGCGTGAGCCTGGGCCTGGTAAGCACCGGCGCGCGCTGGCACCGCGCCACCGACCGCCTGGGCCTGGCCGCCGTGGTCAACGGCCTCTCGCCCGGCCACCGCGACTACCTGGCCGCCGGCGGCTACGGCTTTATGCTCGGCGATGGCACCCTCAACTACGCCCCCGAGCTCATTACGGAGCTGTACTACAGCATCGACTTTCCCAAGTATCACGCCGCCATCACGCCCGATTATCAGTTTGCCGTAAACCCCGGCTACAACCGCGACCGCAAGGGGCCTATTCACGTGGTGGCGCTGCGGCTGCACGTTGAGTTTTAG
- a CDS encoding Uma2 family endonuclease, producing the protein MEPITQFSQLDLTKTYTYADYLTWKFDEFVELIKGEVMRPMAGPSRRHQEYSTNLLRQILPVMAGSSCRVYHAPFDVRLTTGGANGDQQIRTVVQPDICVVCDLAKLDDRGCLGAPDWIIEIVSPGNTTRDTRIKYDLYEESGVLEYWIVYPGVKTVAAFTLVAGQYKLTAEYTEPGPIPVATLPGLALEWAGIFTED; encoded by the coding sequence ATGGAGCCTATTACGCAGTTTTCGCAGCTCGACCTTACTAAAACGTATACCTACGCCGATTATCTGACGTGGAAATTTGACGAGTTTGTCGAACTCATCAAGGGCGAGGTGATGCGGCCGATGGCGGGGCCTAGCCGGCGGCACCAGGAGTACTCTACTAACTTGCTGAGGCAGATTTTACCGGTTATGGCTGGTAGTTCTTGCCGTGTTTACCACGCCCCTTTTGACGTGCGCCTGACCACGGGCGGAGCTAATGGCGACCAGCAAATTAGGACGGTGGTACAGCCGGATATTTGCGTAGTCTGCGACCTAGCCAAACTCGACGACCGGGGCTGCCTGGGCGCTCCCGATTGGATTATCGAAATCGTGTCGCCCGGCAATACCACTCGCGATACGCGCATCAAGTATGACCTCTACGAGGAAAGCGGCGTGCTGGAATACTGGATTGTGTATCCTGGCGTGAAGACAGTAGCCGCCTTTACGCTGGTGGCCGGCCAGTATAAGCTGACCGCCGAGTATACCGAGCCGGGCCCAATTCCGGTGGCTACGCTGCCGGGGCTAGCGCTGGAATGGGCCGGGATTTTTACTGAAGATTAA